A single Agromyces sp. CF514 DNA region contains:
- a CDS encoding bifunctional [glutamine synthetase] adenylyltransferase/[glutamine synthetase]-adenylyl-L-tyrosine phosphorylase: MSRQAPTLGRLARAGFDDLSAAAARLESLATLTGLDEEHLLVAFANAADPDEALVATERLHARAPHEVAAVLAPEASADRFARLVGGSRGFADFLLRHPSEMALLQEVPGPPLSADEARGLLLSTVEGAWSAAPGSQDRVASALRVRYRSLLARIAVYDFTRVDAVDAVETVAAGLADLAGATLDAALAAARLVASRVPGTPAAPGMFPAAEVEASALAIIGMGKAGARELNYVSDVDVIFVGESADDAVVSSARAIEIATRLAMLTMRIISEPGIEPPLWEVDANLRPEGKDGALVRTLESHLQYYDRWAKSWEFQALLKARPLAGDPDLGARYAAGVAPKVWTSSGRDGFVESVQRMRERVSEHIPADEVGVQLKLGPGGLRDIEFTVQLLQLVHGASDDAIHQRGTLPALEALADNGYVGREEAAEFSRDYRLLRVLEHRLQMERLRRTHLMPRDPAGLRRLARASGIAPDAARLTEVWQATRQRVRGLHERLFYRPLLSAVAALPASGLELTSAQAEARLAAIGFRDPKGALAHIGALTSGVSRRAQIQRNLMPVLISWFAEGTDPDFGMLSFRRLSDTLGTTHWYLGLLRDSSDAALNLTKVLTGSRYAAKLLERSPEAVAWLEDLDELRPRSLDALRAETGAVLQRHTDPEAAAKIFRAIRRREVLRLALAAILDVCTVQELGWALSDLTENHIAALVSAIRGEAPDGIEFAVIGMGRFGGRELGISSDADIIYVYRATDAAPDAAHSRALRIVADLVRLSEDARLPFELDADLRPEGRNGVVARSLDAYRAYYARWSLTWEAQALLRARGVAGDAALLADFAELADTVRYPEQISERDVREVKRIKARVENERLPQGADPTRHLKLGRGSLSDVEWYVQLLQLEHAAEVPALRTTSTLDALDAAVEQHLVTAPDAETLRSAWVLASRARSALTLWLERTSDVLPVERTQLEGVARIMGYPPGSASQLESDYLGVTRRARAVFERGFYGEEQQRREPTTG; this comes from the coding sequence ATGTCACGCCAAGCACCAACCCTCGGTCGTCTTGCGCGTGCCGGGTTCGACGACCTCTCCGCCGCGGCGGCACGACTCGAGTCGCTCGCGACCCTGACCGGTCTCGACGAGGAGCACCTGCTCGTCGCCTTCGCGAACGCCGCGGATCCCGACGAGGCGCTCGTCGCCACCGAGCGGTTGCACGCCCGTGCGCCGCACGAGGTCGCCGCGGTGCTCGCGCCCGAGGCCTCAGCCGACCGGTTCGCCCGTCTCGTCGGGGGCTCACGGGGATTCGCGGACTTCCTGCTGCGGCATCCGTCGGAGATGGCGCTGCTGCAAGAGGTCCCCGGCCCGCCTCTGTCGGCCGACGAGGCGCGCGGCCTGCTGCTCTCGACGGTCGAGGGCGCATGGTCCGCGGCGCCCGGTTCGCAGGATCGCGTCGCCTCGGCACTGCGCGTGCGCTACCGCAGCCTGCTCGCACGCATCGCGGTGTACGACTTCACGAGGGTCGACGCGGTCGACGCCGTCGAGACCGTCGCCGCCGGACTCGCCGACCTCGCCGGTGCCACGCTCGATGCGGCGTTGGCTGCGGCGCGCCTGGTCGCCTCGCGCGTCCCCGGCACGCCCGCGGCGCCGGGCATGTTCCCGGCGGCCGAGGTCGAGGCATCCGCGCTGGCGATCATCGGCATGGGCAAGGCAGGCGCCCGCGAGCTCAACTACGTCAGCGACGTCGACGTGATCTTCGTGGGGGAGTCGGCCGACGACGCGGTCGTCTCGAGTGCGCGTGCGATCGAGATCGCCACTCGCCTCGCGATGCTCACGATGCGCATCATCTCCGAGCCCGGCATCGAGCCGCCGCTCTGGGAGGTCGACGCCAATCTCCGGCCCGAGGGCAAGGACGGCGCGCTCGTGCGCACGTTGGAGTCGCACCTGCAGTACTACGACCGGTGGGCCAAGAGCTGGGAGTTCCAGGCCCTGCTGAAGGCGCGACCGCTCGCAGGCGACCCCGACCTCGGCGCGCGCTACGCGGCGGGGGTTGCGCCCAAGGTCTGGACGAGCTCGGGCCGCGACGGATTCGTCGAGTCCGTGCAGCGCATGCGCGAGCGCGTCTCCGAGCACATCCCGGCCGACGAGGTCGGCGTGCAGCTGAAGCTCGGTCCGGGCGGCCTTCGCGACATCGAGTTCACGGTGCAGCTGCTGCAGCTCGTGCACGGGGCATCGGATGACGCCATCCACCAGCGGGGCACGCTGCCCGCCCTCGAGGCGCTGGCCGACAACGGCTACGTCGGACGCGAGGAGGCCGCCGAGTTCTCGCGGGACTACCGACTGCTTCGCGTGCTCGAGCACCGCCTGCAGATGGAACGCCTGCGCCGCACCCACCTCATGCCGCGCGACCCCGCCGGCCTCCGACGGCTCGCGCGCGCTTCGGGCATCGCGCCGGACGCGGCGCGCCTCACCGAGGTCTGGCAGGCGACCCGCCAGCGCGTGCGCGGCCTGCACGAGCGCCTGTTCTACCGGCCGCTGCTCTCAGCGGTCGCCGCTCTGCCGGCGTCGGGCCTCGAGCTCACGAGCGCACAGGCCGAGGCGCGCCTCGCCGCGATCGGGTTCCGCGATCCCAAGGGTGCGCTCGCGCACATCGGCGCGCTGACCTCCGGGGTCTCACGGCGCGCTCAGATCCAGCGCAATCTCATGCCCGTGCTCATCTCGTGGTTCGCCGAGGGCACCGATCCCGACTTCGGCATGCTGTCCTTCCGCCGTCTGAGCGACACGCTCGGCACGACGCACTGGTATCTCGGGCTGCTCCGCGATTCATCCGATGCAGCGCTCAACCTGACGAAGGTGCTCACGGGTTCGCGATACGCGGCGAAGCTCCTCGAGCGCAGCCCCGAGGCCGTGGCGTGGCTCGAAGACCTCGACGAGCTGCGCCCTCGCTCGCTCGACGCACTTCGCGCCGAGACCGGTGCCGTGCTGCAACGGCACACCGACCCCGAGGCCGCGGCCAAGATCTTCCGCGCGATCCGTCGACGCGAGGTGCTCCGGCTCGCCCTGGCGGCGATCCTCGACGTCTGCACGGTGCAGGAACTCGGGTGGGCGCTGAGCGACCTCACCGAGAACCACATCGCCGCGCTCGTGTCCGCGATCCGCGGCGAGGCGCCCGACGGCATCGAGTTCGCCGTGATCGGCATGGGGCGGTTCGGCGGTCGAGAGCTCGGCATCAGCAGCGACGCCGACATCATCTACGTCTATCGGGCGACGGATGCGGCACCCGACGCCGCGCACTCGCGGGCGTTGCGCATCGTCGCCGACCTGGTGCGGCTGAGCGAAGACGCACGACTGCCGTTCGAACTCGACGCCGACCTGCGGCCGGAGGGGCGCAACGGCGTCGTCGCGCGCTCGCTCGACGCCTATCGGGCCTACTACGCGCGCTGGTCGCTCACCTGGGAGGCCCAGGCGCTGCTGCGTGCGCGGGGGGTCGCGGGCGACGCCGCGCTGCTCGCCGACTTCGCCGAGCTCGCCGACACCGTGCGGTACCCCGAGCAGATCTCCGAGCGCGACGTGCGCGAGGTCAAGCGCATCAAGGCCCGCGTGGAGAACGAGCGCCTGCCGCAGGGCGCTGACCCCACGCGCCACCTCAAGCTCGGACGCGGATCCCTGAGCGACGTCGAATGGTACGTGCAGTTGCTGCAGCTCGAGCACGCCGCAGAGGTGCCCGCGTTGCGGACGACGTCGACGCTCGACGCCCTCGACGCGGCCGTCGAGCAGCACCTCGTCACCGCCCCCGACGCCGAGACGCTGCGCAGCGCATGGGTGCTCGCGTCGCGAGCGCGCTCGGCGCTGACGCTGTGGCTCGAACGCACGAGCGACGTGCTGCCGGTCGAGCGCACCCAGCTCGAGGGCGTGGCCCGGATCATGGGCTACCCGCCCGGCTCGGCATCGCAACTCGAGAGCGACTACCTCGGGGTCACGCGACGTGCGCGCGCGGTGTTCGAGCGCGGCTTCTACGGCGAGGAGCAGCAGCGACGCGAGCCCACCACCGGCTGA
- the glnA gene encoding type I glutamate--ammonia ligase, translating to MDKQRDFVLRTIEERGVKFVRLWFTDVVGTLKSVAIAPAEVEGAFTEGIGFDGSAIEGLSRTYESDLLAYPDPTTFQTLPWRGDIDPTARMFCDITTPDGEPAVADPRNVLKRTLARAADRGFTFYTHPEIEFYLLKSSKFGPEGPQPVDSAGYFDNVPGGTAHDFRRRSVRMLEDLGISVEFSHHEAGPGQNEIDLRYADALTTADNIMTFRTVIKEVAIEQGVYATFMPKPFSQYPGSGMHTHLSLFEGDANAFYEAGSQYQLSKIGRHFIAGLLRHANEISAVTNQFVNSYKRLWGGDEAPSFICWGHNNRSALVRVPLYKPNKGQSARVEYRAIDSAANPYLAFSLLLAAGMKGIEEGYELPAEAEDDVWALTDSERRALGYNPLPASLDHAIEYMEESELVAETLGEQVFNYVLANKRAEWRDYRSQVTPFELQRNLEIL from the coding sequence ATGGACAAGCAGCGTGACTTCGTTCTTCGGACGATCGAAGAGCGGGGGGTCAAGTTCGTCAGGCTCTGGTTCACCGACGTCGTCGGCACCCTCAAGTCGGTGGCGATCGCCCCGGCCGAGGTCGAGGGCGCGTTCACCGAGGGCATCGGCTTCGACGGCTCGGCCATCGAGGGGCTCAGTCGTACCTACGAGTCCGACCTGCTGGCCTACCCCGACCCGACCACGTTCCAGACGCTCCCGTGGCGCGGCGACATCGATCCGACCGCGCGCATGTTCTGCGACATCACGACGCCCGACGGCGAGCCCGCCGTCGCAGACCCCCGCAACGTGCTCAAGCGCACGCTCGCGCGCGCCGCCGACCGCGGCTTCACGTTCTACACGCACCCCGAGATCGAGTTCTACCTGCTCAAGTCGTCGAAGTTCGGGCCCGAGGGTCCGCAGCCCGTCGACTCGGCCGGCTACTTCGACAACGTTCCGGGCGGCACGGCCCACGACTTCCGCCGCCGGTCGGTGCGCATGCTCGAAGACCTCGGCATCTCGGTCGAGTTCAGCCACCACGAGGCCGGCCCCGGCCAGAACGAGATCGACCTCCGGTACGCCGACGCACTCACGACGGCCGACAACATCATGACCTTCCGCACGGTCATCAAAGAGGTCGCGATCGAGCAGGGCGTCTACGCCACCTTCATGCCGAAGCCGTTCTCGCAGTACCCCGGCAGCGGCATGCACACGCACCTCTCGCTCTTCGAGGGCGACGCGAACGCCTTCTACGAGGCGGGCTCCCAGTACCAGCTCTCGAAGATCGGCCGCCACTTCATCGCCGGTCTCCTCCGGCACGCCAACGAGATCTCCGCGGTCACGAACCAGTTCGTGAACTCCTACAAGCGGCTCTGGGGCGGCGACGAGGCACCGAGCTTCATCTGCTGGGGCCACAACAACCGCTCGGCCCTCGTTCGCGTGCCGCTCTACAAGCCCAACAAGGGCCAGAGCGCACGCGTCGAGTACCGCGCCATCGACTCCGCGGCCAACCCGTACCTCGCGTTCTCGCTGCTGCTCGCGGCAGGCATGAAGGGCATCGAAGAGGGCTACGAGCTGCCGGCCGAGGCCGAAGACGACGTCTGGGCCCTGACCGACAGCGAACGCCGCGCGCTCGGCTACAACCCGCTGCCCGCGAGCCTCGACCACGCGATCGAGTACATGGAGGAGTCCGAGCTGGTCGCCGAGACGCTGGGCGAGCAGGTCTTCAACTACGTGCTCGCCAACAAGCGCGCCGAATGGCGCGACTACCGTTCGCAGGTGACCCCCTTCGAGCTGCAGCGCAACCTCGAGATCCTCTGA
- the panB gene encoding 3-methyl-2-oxobutanoate hydroxymethyltransferase: MSEQPATPAAPDAPNTAGRSEPVTETTPYGGAAAGGPKRVRTRHFQNAKRDGIKITGLTSYDQLTARIFDEAGIDFLLVGDSSGNNVFGYETTLPVTVDELIPLTRAVAGAVKRAFVIADMPFGSYEVGPEEALHTAIRFMKETGAHAVKLEGGVRSAEQIRRVVQAGIPVMAHIGYTPQSEHGLGGHIIQGRGEGVAQLLADAEAVQDAGAFAVVLEMVPSDAARQVTERLDIPTISVGAGPHTDGQLLVWTDWAGLTTGRVPKFVRQYADLAGILGRAAVEWRDDVAKGEYPSAEHSYE, encoded by the coding sequence ATGTCAGAGCAGCCTGCAACTCCCGCCGCCCCCGACGCGCCGAACACGGCGGGGCGGTCCGAACCGGTCACCGAGACGACACCGTACGGGGGCGCAGCGGCCGGCGGCCCCAAGCGGGTGCGCACCAGGCACTTCCAGAACGCCAAGCGCGACGGCATCAAGATCACGGGACTCACGAGCTACGACCAGCTCACCGCCCGCATCTTCGACGAGGCCGGCATCGACTTCCTGCTCGTCGGCGATTCCTCGGGCAACAACGTGTTCGGGTACGAGACCACGCTGCCCGTCACGGTCGACGAGCTGATCCCGCTCACGCGCGCCGTCGCGGGCGCGGTCAAGCGGGCGTTCGTCATCGCCGACATGCCGTTCGGCTCCTACGAGGTTGGCCCCGAGGAGGCATTGCACACCGCCATCCGCTTCATGAAGGAGACGGGCGCGCACGCGGTCAAGCTCGAGGGCGGCGTGCGCAGCGCCGAGCAGATCCGCCGCGTCGTGCAGGCCGGCATCCCGGTCATGGCGCACATCGGCTACACGCCGCAGAGCGAGCACGGCCTCGGCGGGCACATCATCCAGGGTCGCGGCGAGGGCGTCGCGCAACTGCTCGCCGACGCCGAGGCGGTGCAGGATGCCGGTGCGTTCGCCGTCGTGCTCGAGATGGTGCCCTCCGACGCGGCGCGCCAGGTCACCGAGCGCCTCGACATCCCGACGATCAGCGTCGGCGCAGGCCCGCACACCGACGGGCAGCTGCTCGTCTGGACCGACTGGGCCGGCCTCACGACGGGCCGCGTGCCGAAGTTCGTGCGGCAGTACGCCGATCTCGCGGGCATCCTCGGCAGGGCCGCCGTCGAATGGCGCGACGACGTCGCGAAGGGCGAGTACCCGAGCGCCGAGCACAGCTACGAGTAG
- a CDS encoding SPOR domain-containing protein has protein sequence MTEDIEHRFWYNLKTGAVEQGFQSPSIDRAGPFDTREEAEHALEKLRANSEKWAAEDAADD, from the coding sequence ATGACCGAGGACATCGAACACCGGTTCTGGTACAACCTCAAGACGGGCGCCGTCGAGCAGGGCTTCCAATCGCCGTCGATCGATCGGGCCGGCCCGTTCGACACGCGCGAGGAGGCCGAGCACGCGCTCGAGAAGCTCCGCGCGAACAGCGAGAAGTGGGCTGCGGAGGACGCGGCCGACGACTGA
- the map gene encoding type I methionyl aminopeptidase, with protein sequence MPKDAAGHLIPGRLSPTRQVPSTIARPEYVGRAAPAQNTEGDRYSPDEVERIRAAGRIAAGAIEAAAAAIRPGVTTDELDRVAHEFVVSHGAYPSTLGYRGYPKSSCTSINEVICHGIPDDTALEDGDLVNIDVTAYLDGYHGDLNHTFLVGDAGQEAALLVERTREALARGIRAVAPGRQVNVIGRAIEAYAKRFGYGVVRDYTGHGVGRAFHTGLVIPHYDAPQFDTVIEPGMVFTIEPMLTLGSVEWDVWADDWTVVTRDRSLTAQFEHTLVVTERGAEILTLP encoded by the coding sequence ATGCCGAAGGATGCCGCTGGCCACCTGATTCCCGGACGACTCTCGCCCACGCGCCAGGTGCCGTCCACGATCGCCCGACCCGAGTACGTGGGGCGTGCGGCGCCCGCGCAGAACACCGAGGGCGACCGGTACTCCCCCGACGAGGTCGAGCGCATCCGCGCGGCGGGGCGGATCGCCGCCGGTGCGATCGAGGCCGCGGCGGCCGCGATCCGCCCGGGCGTCACGACCGACGAGCTCGACCGGGTCGCGCACGAGTTCGTCGTCTCGCACGGCGCGTACCCGTCGACCCTCGGCTATCGGGGATACCCGAAGTCCTCGTGCACGTCGATCAACGAGGTCATCTGCCACGGCATCCCCGACGACACCGCGCTCGAAGACGGCGACCTGGTCAACATCGACGTGACCGCGTACCTCGACGGCTATCACGGCGACCTCAACCACACGTTCCTCGTCGGCGACGCGGGCCAGGAGGCGGCGCTACTGGTCGAGCGCACGCGCGAGGCGCTCGCCCGCGGCATCCGCGCCGTCGCCCCTGGTCGGCAGGTGAACGTGATCGGCCGGGCGATCGAGGCGTACGCGAAGCGGTTCGGCTACGGCGTCGTGCGCGACTACACCGGCCACGGGGTCGGCCGCGCATTCCACACGGGTCTCGTGATCCCCCACTACGACGCCCCACAGTTCGACACGGTCATCGAGCCGGGCATGGTCTTCACGATCGAGCCGATGCTCACGCTCGGCTCCGTCGAGTGGGATGTCTGGGCCGACGACTGGACCGTCGTCACGCGCGACCGCTCGCTCACGGCGCAGTTCGAGCACACGCTCGTGGTGACCGAACGCGGCGCTGAGATCCTCACGCTTCCCTGA
- the ppgK gene encoding polyphosphate--glucose phosphotransferase, whose protein sequence is MATKHAIGIDIGGTGIKGAVVDLATGALVTERRKVLTPDGGEPDGIIASTAELLEQVGGDFDLEGLPLGVCFPAIVKRGHTLSAANISKKWIGLPAEELFEQALGRDIHFINDADAAGVAELRYGAAAGVDGLVILTTLGTGIGSALIHDGVLVPNSELGHLEIDGHDAESRAAYSAMEREDLDWEAWAKRLQRYYSHVEFIFSPDLFVVGGGVSKHQEHFLPLLDLRTPIVPAVHRNNAGIIGAAALALD, encoded by the coding sequence ATGGCGACCAAGCACGCGATCGGGATCGACATCGGCGGAACGGGCATCAAGGGGGCGGTCGTCGATCTCGCGACGGGTGCACTCGTGACCGAGCGACGCAAGGTCCTCACTCCCGACGGCGGCGAACCCGACGGCATCATCGCGTCGACGGCCGAACTGCTCGAGCAGGTCGGCGGCGACTTCGACCTCGAGGGGCTCCCGCTCGGCGTCTGCTTCCCCGCGATCGTCAAGCGCGGGCACACGCTCTCGGCCGCGAACATCTCGAAGAAGTGGATCGGGCTGCCCGCCGAGGAGCTCTTCGAGCAGGCGCTCGGCCGCGACATCCACTTCATCAACGACGCGGATGCCGCCGGCGTCGCCGAACTGCGCTACGGCGCCGCGGCCGGCGTCGACGGGCTCGTGATCCTCACGACGCTCGGAACGGGCATCGGCTCGGCGCTCATCCACGACGGCGTGCTCGTGCCGAACTCCGAGCTCGGGCACCTCGAGATCGACGGCCACGACGCCGAGAGTCGTGCGGCGTACTCCGCCATGGAACGCGAGGACCTCGACTGGGAGGCCTGGGCGAAGCGCCTGCAGCGCTACTACTCGCACGTCGAGTTCATCTTCTCGCCCGACCTCTTCGTGGTCGGCGGCGGCGTGTCGAAGCACCAGGAGCACTTCCTGCCGCTGCTCGACCTGCGCACGCCCATCGTGCCCGCCGTGCACCGCAACAACGCGGGCATCATCGGCGCCGCCGCGCTCGCGCTCGACTGA
- a CDS encoding zinc ribbon domain-containing protein yields the protein MNASPADQQQLLRLQAVDTRLQQIAHRLGSLPQSAPIAELATRDTAVRSRRAEAQGALEDARAELKRIESDVAVVEARIARDSDRLQHTSSTKDVAALDSELVSLRKRLSDLEDQELIVMERVEGAEGVVAGIDGERAAIAAETAALEVERDEASAGLVVERDGTERDRVVVAGEIPAELLAYYEQRRARGAGIGAALLRQRTCGGCTMTLTGSDLDVVRRAAPDEVLLCPECDRILVRTDESGI from the coding sequence GTGAATGCAAGCCCCGCCGACCAGCAGCAACTTCTGCGCCTCCAGGCCGTCGACACCCGACTGCAGCAGATCGCGCACCGGCTCGGAAGCCTGCCCCAGTCGGCTCCCATCGCCGAGCTCGCGACCCGCGACACCGCGGTGCGCTCGCGCCGTGCCGAAGCGCAGGGCGCGCTCGAAGACGCGCGCGCCGAGCTCAAGCGCATCGAGTCCGACGTCGCAGTGGTCGAGGCCCGCATCGCCCGCGACAGCGACCGGCTGCAGCACACGTCCTCGACGAAGGACGTTGCGGCCCTCGACTCCGAGCTCGTGTCGCTCCGCAAGCGCCTCTCCGACCTCGAGGACCAGGAACTGATCGTCATGGAGCGCGTCGAGGGCGCCGAGGGCGTCGTCGCCGGCATCGACGGCGAGCGCGCCGCGATCGCCGCCGAGACGGCGGCCCTCGAGGTCGAGCGCGACGAGGCATCCGCCGGCCTGGTGGTCGAGCGCGACGGCACCGAACGCGACCGCGTCGTCGTCGCGGGCGAGATCCCCGCAGAGCTGCTCGCGTACTACGAGCAGCGTCGTGCCCGCGGGGCCGGCATCGGCGCCGCGCTGCTGCGCCAGCGCACGTGCGGCGGCTGCACGATGACGCTCACGGGTTCCGACCTCGACGTCGTGCGTCGCGCCGCGCCCGACGAGGTGCTGCTCTGCCCCGAGTGCGACCGCATCCTCGTGCGCACCGACGAATCGGGCATCTGA
- a CDS encoding Nif3-like dinuclear metal center hexameric protein: protein MPAALADVLATIERLWPVSGAESWDSVGLVAGDPRAQVRRVLLTVDAVGDTVDEALEWGADLVIAHHPLLLRGVTTVAEDRYKGSILSRLIRADCALVAAHTNADVVDRGTSAVLAERLGLVDARPIVPSAGPGAEAGHGLGRVGRLAEPTTLGRLARQLAEILPPTATGVRAAGGFDDPVETVALCGGAGDSLLGDPAVRGADVYITADLRHHPASESREQSKLTGGPALIDVSHWASEWLWLEAAAAQLGDAHPELELRVSELRTDPWDFQVVQ, encoded by the coding sequence GTGCCAGCTGCCCTCGCCGACGTCCTCGCCACGATCGAACGCCTCTGGCCGGTCTCCGGTGCGGAGTCGTGGGACTCGGTCGGCCTCGTGGCCGGCGACCCGCGGGCGCAGGTGCGGCGCGTGCTCCTCACGGTCGACGCCGTCGGCGACACGGTCGACGAGGCGCTCGAGTGGGGCGCCGACCTCGTGATCGCGCACCATCCGCTGCTGCTGCGCGGGGTGACGACGGTCGCTGAAGACCGCTACAAGGGCTCGATCCTCTCGCGGCTCATCCGCGCCGACTGCGCGCTCGTCGCCGCGCACACGAACGCCGATGTCGTCGATCGCGGCACGTCGGCGGTGCTCGCCGAGCGCCTCGGCCTCGTCGACGCACGCCCGATCGTGCCGAGCGCGGGTCCGGGCGCCGAAGCCGGCCACGGCCTCGGGCGCGTCGGCCGTCTCGCGGAGCCCACCACGCTCGGCCGCCTCGCCAGACAGCTCGCCGAGATCCTTCCGCCGACGGCGACGGGTGTCCGCGCCGCGGGCGGATTCGACGACCCCGTCGAGACGGTGGCGCTCTGCGGCGGCGCCGGCGATTCGCTGCTCGGCGACCCTGCAGTCCGCGGGGCCGACGTCTACATCACCGCCGACCTGCGCCATCACCCCGCGTCCGAGTCGCGGGAGCAGTCGAAGCTCACGGGCGGGCCTGCGCTGATCGACGTGTCCCACTGGGCGAGCGAGTGGCTGTGGCTGGAAGCCGCGGCCGCCCAGCTGGGCGACGCCCACCCCGAACTCGAGCTCCGCGTGAGCGAGCTCCGCACCGACCCCTGGGACTTCCAGGTCGTGCAATGA
- a CDS encoding helix-turn-helix transcriptional regulator, whose translation MTELGEFLRSRRDRLTPREAGVDSYGRRRVPGLRREELAQLAGVSMTYLTRLEQGQSQNASDSVIHALARALQLDADERAHLFVLARPARPKRPRASEPESAKPGAEQLLHAMGEVPAVLLGRFNDVLAWNRAGHLLLAGHLDADAPARPEERPNQLRLLFLDPHTRDLYVDWDDEAALAVASLRYVAAQFADDRRLAELVGELSVNSPDFARLWAGHDVRLCTSGAKRFRHPEVGDLELDYEVLHLPEGNGQRILAHSARSASTSSAALRLLMTAS comes from the coding sequence GTGACCGAACTCGGCGAGTTCCTGCGCTCACGCCGCGACCGGCTCACGCCGCGCGAGGCCGGAGTCGACAGTTATGGTCGTCGCCGCGTCCCCGGGCTGCGCCGAGAGGAGCTGGCCCAGCTCGCCGGGGTGTCGATGACGTATCTCACACGCCTCGAACAGGGGCAGTCGCAGAACGCCTCCGACTCGGTGATCCATGCTCTTGCGCGGGCGCTGCAACTCGACGCCGATGAGCGAGCGCACCTGTTCGTGCTGGCCCGCCCGGCCCGACCGAAGCGACCCCGCGCGTCGGAACCCGAGTCGGCGAAACCGGGAGCGGAACAGCTCCTGCACGCGATGGGCGAGGTGCCGGCGGTCCTGCTCGGCCGGTTCAACGATGTGCTGGCGTGGAACCGTGCCGGACACCTGCTGCTGGCCGGGCACCTCGATGCCGACGCGCCCGCCCGGCCCGAGGAGCGACCGAACCAGTTGCGACTCCTCTTCCTCGATCCGCACACCCGCGATCTCTACGTCGACTGGGACGACGAGGCGGCACTCGCCGTCGCGTCGCTGCGATACGTGGCCGCGCAGTTCGCCGACGACCGTCGCCTGGCCGAGCTGGTCGGCGAGCTGAGCGTGAACAGCCCCGACTTCGCCCGGCTGTGGGCCGGGCACGATGTCCGGCTCTGCACGAGCGGCGCGAAGCGATTCCGGCACCCCGAGGTCGGCGACCTCGAACTCGACTACGAGGTGCTGCACCTGCCGGAGGGCAACGGGCAGCGCATCCTCGCCCACAGCGCCCGGTCGGCCAGCACGTCGTCGGCCGCGCTCCGCCTGCTCATGACGGCATCCTGA